A section of the Oryza sativa Japonica Group chromosome 1, ASM3414082v1 genome encodes:
- the LOC107275497 gene encoding putative cyclin-dependent kinase F-2, producing the protein MGALRRKASSSLAGPLAAQRRERTGEPGAAAAAAAKNSAVTLASAVDDSHHVPATRHGDVAGLIGVVVPFGSMESYDRLRLIGEGACGAVFRARHVATGETVVVKIAHKNGGGGGGGDEALLREAEMLAACVGNPAVVRLREVARHPETSKLHLVMDYVGPSLADLLTHRLDGALTEAEARGVMRQLLAGVGQMHARGVIHRDIKPGNVLVGAADGRVRICDLGLGGPASAAPPRTQLVGTLWYMSPEQYLGGGEYGPAVDMWALGCVMAELLTGETLFPADTEYHQVVLVAGVLGVADEKMDGLPLGVTTRPSQLRRKVPEEKLSPAGFDRAQRLVAVRRRRQARRRRGPRHAMVLQEAELAS; encoded by the coding sequence ATGGGCGCGCTTCGCCGGAAGGCCTCTTCCTCGCTCGCCGGCCCGCTCGCCGCCCAGCGGCGTGAGCGCACCGGAgaacccggcgccgccgccgccgctgcggccaAGAACTCGGCGGTcaccctcgcctccgccgtcgacgACTCTCATCACGTCCCCGCTACGAGACATGGCGACGTCGCCGGGCTGATCGGGGTGGTGGTGCCGTTCGGGAGCATGGAATCCTACGACCGCCTGAGGCTCATCGGCGAGGGCGCGTGCGGCGCCGTCTTCAGGGCGCGCCACGTCGCGACCGGCGAAACGGTCGTTGTCAAGATCGCCCacaagaacggcggcggcggcggcggcggcgacgaggcgctgCTGCGGGAGGCCGAGATGCTCGCGGCGTGCGTGGGGAACCCCGCCGTCGTGAGGCTCCGCGAGGTGGCGCGCCACCCGGAGACCAGCAAGCTCCACCTCGTCATGGACTACGTCGGCCCCAGCCTCGCCGACCTCCTCACCCACCGCCTCGACGGCGCGctgacggaggcggaggcgcggggcGTGATGCGGCAGCTGCTCGCCGGCGTGGGGCAGATGCATGCGCGCGGGGTCATCCACCGCGACATCAAGCCGGGCAacgtcctcgtcggcgccgccgacggccgcgTCAGGATCTGCGACCTGGGCCTCGGCGGGCcagcgtcggcggcgccgccgcggacgcAGCTGGTCGGCACGCTCTGGTACATGTCGCCGGAGCAGTACCTCGGCGGCGGGGAGTACGGCCCGGCGGTGGACATGTGGGCGCTGGGGTGCGTGATGGCGGAGCTCCTCACCGGCGAGACGCTGTTCCCCGCGGACACGGAGTACCACCAGGtggtcctcgtcgccggcgtcctcggCGTGGCCGACGAGAAGATGGATGGCTTGCCCCTGGGCGTCACTACCAGGCCGAGTCAGCTGCGGCGCAAGGTGCCCGAGGAGAAGCTCTCGCCGGCGGGCTTCGATCGTGCTCAACGGCTTGTTGCAGTACGCCGCCGGAGacaggctcgccgccgccgcggccctcgACATGCCATGGTTCTCCAAGAagctgagctagctagctag
- the LOC4326315 gene encoding putative transcription factor bHLH041, protein MDEVWCSLDSMPADIAAGIHQPPPPDLHDPSFWPAFADCAASFIAGGGGDNACFDELMAGGSSGDTRMVAMDDGDDGSGFLVGDAEAEHLMLSSSSPSSLSSGRSLSIDSAGSMSSFSLDAAAALAMSTLAVPHPYPPPVAHGMFASGDGGGGGGGAVDDHEDAIMRAMMAVISSASASPSSSGGSASSPTPFSRDSGAHHQPAGQPAMAAPQQPRGGNGGHVVVKSSSSSGGLAVPMDQKPGGGGRGRQQEEAAAASATNSSQLYHMMSERKRREKLNDSFHTLRSLLPPCSKKDKTTVLINAAKYLKSLETEITELEGTNTKLEKHIAGGGGAADAAMRARRAQQRAKVQISKAADSQSQQLVSLTVMVMVECDVVELVLHILECLRWMKEISVLSVYADTYSPQLLLKAIANIKLQIVGGDWNEASFHEAMTKAANDATISCAPLAITAAQ, encoded by the exons ATGGATGAGGTGTGGTGCAGCCTGGACAGCATGCCGGCCGACATCGCCGCCGGCatccaccagccgccgccgcccgacctccACGACCCCTCCTTCTGGCCGGCTTTCGCCGA CTGTGCTGCGAGcttcatcgccggcggcggcggcgacaatgCGTGCTTCGACGAGCTCATGGCGGGAGGGTCGTCGGGTGACACTAGGATGGTGGCcatggacgacggcgacgacgggagtGGCTTCTTGGTGGGGGACGCCGAGGCCGAGCACCTGATGCtgtcgtcctcgtcgccgtcgtcgctctcCTCGGGCCGCTCCCTCTCCATCGACAGCGCCGGCTCCATGTCCTCCTTCtcgctcgacgccgccgcggcgctggcGATGTCGACCCTCGCCGTCCCGCACCCGTacccgccgcccgtcgcgcaCGGCATGTTCGCctccggcgacggtggcggcggcggcggcggcgcagtcgACGACCACGAGGACGCCATCATGCGTGCCATGATGGCCGTCATCTCCTCCGCCtcggcctccccctcctcctcgggCGGCTCCGCCTCCTCGCCCACCCCGTTCAGCCGGGACAGCGGCGCGCACCACCAGCCTGCAGGTCAGCCAGCCATGGCGGCGCCGCAGCAGCCGCGTGGAGGGAACGGCGGCCACGTGGTGGtgaagagcagcagcagcagcggcggcctcgccgtgCCGATGGATCAgaagcccggcggcggcgggcggggacggcagcaggaggaggcggcggcggcgagcgccaccAACAGCAGCCAGCTCTACCACATGATgtcggagaggaagaggagggagaagcTCAACGACAGCTTCCACACGCTCAGATCACTCCTCCCACCTTGCTCCAAG AAGGACAAGACGACGGTGCTGATCAACGCGGCCAAGTACCTCAAGTCGCTGGAGACGGAGATCACGGAGCTGGAAGGGACGAACACGAAGCTGGAGAAgcacatcgccggcggcggcggcgcggcggacgccgCCATGAGGGCTCGCCGGGCGCAGCAGAGGGCCAAGGTGCAGATCAGCAAGGCGGCGGACTCGCAGTCGCAGCAGCTGGTGAGCCTGacggtgatggtgatggtggagTGCGACGTGGTGGAGCTGGTGCTCCACATCCTGGAATGCCTCAGGTGGATGAAGGAGATCAGCGTGCTGTCCGTCTACGCCGACACCTACTCGCCGCAGCTTCTTCTCAAGGCCATCGCCAACATCAAGCTCCAGATcgtg GGAGGAGATTGGAACGAGGCGTCGTTCCACGAGGCGATGACGAAGGCGGCGAACGACGCGACCATTTCCTGCGCCCCGCTCGCGATCACGGCAGCACAGTGA